The Juglans regia cultivar Chandler chromosome 2, Walnut 2.0, whole genome shotgun sequence genome includes a window with the following:
- the LOC118347547 gene encoding protein NOI4-like, with translation MSDKGQPLPKFGEWDVNDPASAEGFTVIFNKARDEKKTGGKPESPGNVDSQKPGVDAGKPQAKKWFCCIQDPPTHS, from the exons ATGTCG GACAAGGGTCAGCCACTACCAAAATTTGGTGAATGGGATGTCAACGATCCTGCTTCGGCTGAGGGATTTACTGTGATTTTTAATAAGGCTAGGGATGAAAAGAAGACAGGTGGCAAACCAGAGTCACCAGGGAACGTTGATTCTCAAAAGCCTGGAGTGGATGCTGGCAAGCCTCAGGCT AAAAAATGGTTTTGCTGCATTCAAGACCCACCTACACACTCCTGA